The Glycine soja cultivar W05 chromosome 4, ASM419377v2, whole genome shotgun sequence genomic sequence TCCATTCCACGTGGGCATGCATTTCGCCAACTCCAGTGACAAAACAGGCTACAGGAGAATCAACATGGCATTTCGCCATTGATGTTGGCCAAAACAAGGATGGGTTTGGCGCGACACACGGGGCAAGTGGTGTGGGAAGGTAGCCACTCGTCTATGCACTCGGGGTGGAACACGAGGTCGCACTTGGGGATTAAACGCAGCGTTTCGGTGTCCTCGAACTCGTTCAAGCACACCGCACACTCCAGCGTCCCCTTTCCTAGCTTTTCACATTCATCGCCATCGAGTACTCCAGCGTCAGGAACGTGTCGATCACCGCCTGGTCGAAACTCGCGTGAGCTGCGTCGCGACCTACCAAAGGTGTCAGGGAGGTTGTGGATGCTGGCGGAGGGGGAGCCGAAGTAGTGGCGGATGTGGATGGAGAAGCCCATTAGAAACAACGCGACgataattatttgatatttcatGGATGGTGGTGGAAGACATTGGGATTTGGGATTGAGAAATGAGAAACAACGTAAACTGCATGCTTTCCCTCCCACCAGCTCACGTGAAAGTTGTCCCGCTTGGTCACATGCTGGTTTCGCCAATGTCAATGGCGAAATGCCATGCTGGTTTCGCAGCCCCTATTGGCGAAATGTCATGCTCCATGCCACGTGGACAACAACCTGAAAAAGCTGAAAGCATGCGAATCCACGTGAAGTCTCTGTTTCGCAGCCTCGACTAGCGAAATGCCATGCTACCTGTTTCGCCAACTCAAGTGGC encodes the following:
- the LOC114408332 gene encoding E3 ubiquitin-protein ligase ATL6-like, giving the protein MGFSIHIRHYFGSPSASIHNLPDTFGRSRRSSREFRPGGDRHVPDAGVLDGDECEKLGKGTLECAVCLNEFEDTETLRLIPKCDLVFHPECIDEWLPSHTTCPVCRAKPILVLANINGEMPC